One Ostrea edulis chromosome 2, xbOstEdul1.1, whole genome shotgun sequence genomic region harbors:
- the LOC130051845 gene encoding uncharacterized protein LOC130051845 has translation MEIPNNGEEFDLDESNDASELDESLSIDYMKENFMGVEEVKDVTNTLRREFDDRLEEMEDRWNKKLEAMEQRLLQALTDDIKKERVFNAENISSLTETVKAELRQSTNDIRDTVNQELENGVFIIKKVDMSRDNDPRETSFIYSEAAGPSTERQEINVPQKTQPKRSPKVCWKDFPQQEDFIISEHKKFQWKKNGAVKKIIFGAGLKRKLWEDDEVWRKRVCYKIDSLYKSNILLCDRRST, from the exons ATGGAGATTCCAAATAATGGGGAAGAATTTGACTTAGACGAAAGCAACGACGCCAGTGAATTGGATG AATCCCTCAGCATCGACTACATGAAGGAAAACTTCATGGGAGTGGAAGAAGTTAAAGATGTTACAAATACTCTCCGAAGGGAATTCGACGACAGACTGGAAGAGATGGAAGATCGTTGGAACAAGAAACTGGAAGCAATGGAACAAAGACTCCTGCAGGCCCTGACAGACGACATCAAGAAGGAGAGGGTTTTCAATGCGGAGAACATTTCCAGCCTTACTGAAACAGTTAAGGCTGAATTGCGTCAATCTACAAATGACATCAGAGACACGGTAAATCAGGAATTAGAAAATGGAGTGTTCATCATCAAGAAGGTAGACATGTCTCGGGATAATGATCCAAGGGAAACGTCATTTATTTATTCCGAGGCAGCGGGGCCGTCTACAGAGAGGCAGGAAATCAATGTTCCACAAAAAACGCAACCAAAGAGATCACCGAAGGTCTGCTGGAAGGATTTTCCCCAGCAAGAGGATTTCATAATAAGTGAACATAAGAAATTCCAGTGGAAAAAGAACGGTGCAGTAAAGAAGATAATATTCGGAGCAGGCTTGAAAAGGAAGTTATGGGAAGATGACGAAGTGTGGAGGAAAAGGGTGTGTTATAAGATTGACTCGCTGTACAAATCCAACATCTTACTTTGTGATCGGAGGTCTACCTGA